The proteins below are encoded in one region of Clostridium fermenticellae:
- the purN gene encoding phosphoribosylglycinamide formyltransferase yields the protein MFKIAVLVSGGGTDLQSIIDSIKNGYLSNCSIEFVISDKAQAYALERAKQNNINTCVIERKVYKDKLSDKILDIVSGKVDLIVCAGWLSILKGQLIDEFQNRIINIHPSLIPSFCGNGMYGIKVHQAAIEYGVKVSGCTVHFVDNGTDSGPIIIQKTVPVLSGYSAEDLQSRILEEEHKALPEAVGLISRGRVKVENRKVIIL from the coding sequence ATGTTTAAAATAGCTGTATTAGTATCTGGCGGTGGAACTGATCTGCAATCTATTATAGATAGTATAAAGAATGGATATTTATCAAATTGCAGTATTGAATTCGTAATAAGTGATAAGGCTCAAGCTTATGCACTTGAGAGAGCTAAGCAAAATAATATAAATACTTGTGTTATTGAGAGAAAAGTATATAAGGACAAGTTGTCTGACAAGATACTGGATATAGTTTCGGGAAAAGTTGATTTAATAGTGTGTGCCGGATGGCTTTCTATTTTAAAAGGTCAACTAATAGATGAATTTCAAAATAGAATAATAAATATACATCCATCCCTGATTCCATCTTTTTGCGGAAATGGAATGTATGGTATAAAAGTGCATCAAGCTGCAATTGAGTATGGAGTAAAAGTATCAGGATGTACTGTCCATTTCGTAGATAATGGAACGGATAGTGGCCCTATTATAATTCAGAAAACTGTGCCTGTTCTTTCAGGTTATAGCGCGGAAGATCTTCAAAGTAGAATACTTGAAGAAGAACATAAAGCTCTTCCGGAAGCAGTGGGATTGATTTCTCGCGGAAGAGTTAAGGTTGAAAATAGAAAAGTAATTATACTGTAA
- the purM gene encoding phosphoribosylformylglycinamidine cyclo-ligase, whose translation MITYKDSGVNIEEGYKSVDIIKNHASKTFIPGVMNNLGSFAGMFELGNFKNPVLVSGTDGVGTKLDIAFKSKKYDTVGIDCVAMCVNDILCHGAKPIFFLDYLACGKLNANVAADLVKGVSDGCIQAGCALIGGETAEMPGFYPEGEYDIAGFSVGVVEKDNIIDGSNIKEGNVLIGIASSGPHSNGYSLIRKLIKNYDEEFDGKRIGEVLLTPTKIYVKPILKLLEKYTINGMAHITGGGFYENVPRMFKDNFTAVIDKKSFKIPEIFKYIMSLGVEESHMFNTYNMGIGFVLCVQRESSDLIIEELASMGETAYEIGYVEKGDKKVCLK comes from the coding sequence GTGATAACATATAAAGATTCTGGAGTTAATATAGAAGAGGGGTATAAATCAGTAGATATTATAAAGAATCATGCTTCGAAAACATTTATACCTGGTGTCATGAATAATCTGGGAAGTTTTGCAGGGATGTTTGAACTGGGCAATTTTAAAAATCCTGTACTAGTTTCGGGAACAGATGGTGTTGGAACAAAATTAGATATAGCGTTTAAATCCAAAAAATATGATACAGTTGGTATTGACTGTGTAGCTATGTGTGTAAATGATATATTATGTCATGGAGCAAAACCAATATTCTTTTTAGATTATTTAGCATGTGGAAAACTAAATGCTAATGTAGCGGCAGACCTTGTTAAAGGAGTTTCTGACGGATGTATCCAAGCTGGATGTGCGCTTATAGGCGGCGAAACAGCAGAGATGCCCGGTTTTTATCCAGAAGGTGAGTATGATATAGCAGGTTTTTCAGTAGGAGTTGTTGAAAAAGATAATATAATTGATGGAAGTAATATAAAAGAAGGAAATGTTTTAATTGGTATAGCTTCAAGTGGGCCTCATAGCAATGGATATTCTCTTATAAGAAAGCTTATAAAAAATTATGATGAAGAATTTGACGGTAAAAGGATAGGTGAAGTTTTACTTACACCGACTAAGATATATGTAAAACCTATTCTTAAGCTTTTAGAGAAATATACTATTAATGGAATGGCACATATAACAGGTGGTGGATTTTACGAAAATGTACCAAGGATGTTTAAAGACAACTTTACAGCTGTAATAGATAAAAAGAGTTTTAAAATTCCAGAAATATTCAAGTACATTATGAGTTTGGGTGTTGAAGAAAGCCATATGTTCAATACATATAATATGGGTATAGGGTTTGTATTATGTGTTCAAAGAGAATCATCAGATTTGATTATAGAAGAACTAGCCAGCATGGGAGAAACCGCATATGAAATTGGATATGTTGAAAAGGGAGATAAAAAGGTATGTTTAAAATAG
- the purF gene encoding amidophosphoribosyltransferase translates to MCNFNENVNLPLGVEELEEDKFKDECGVFGIFSTEENIDVASTVYYGLYALQHRGQESAGIVTSDGNELNVYKDMGLVSDVFNEQIIDNLKGISAIGHVRYSTTGASSANNAQPLLVRYKLGSIAIAHNGNLVNADVVRELLQEAGCVFQTSIDSEVILNLISRGTKKSIERATVDAIQAVKGSYAIVLLTQDKLIGVRDPKGIRPLCIGKINNSYILSSESCALDSVGAEFVRDVEPGEVVIIDKNGIKSINFAEKTKCETCSFEYIYFARPDSTIDEINVYQSRVRAGKKLFEECPVDADIVIGVPDSGIPAAVGYAEASGIPYGIGLIKNKYVGRTFIAPTQEMREKAVSVKLNPLKVNIEGKRVVIIDDSIVRGTTSRKLVKILRDGGAKEVHLRISSPIVKYPCYFGIDTPYRNGLIGADSTVDEINEKIGADSLGYISIDGLLETLNPDKGFCIGCFNGIYPVSAPMETPKDHLE, encoded by the coding sequence ATGTGCAATTTCAATGAAAATGTTAATTTACCTTTAGGTGTAGAAGAATTGGAAGAAGATAAATTCAAAGATGAATGTGGTGTATTTGGAATTTTTTCTACAGAAGAAAATATTGATGTAGCGTCAACAGTTTATTATGGACTTTATGCACTTCAGCATAGGGGACAGGAAAGTGCAGGAATTGTTACATCAGATGGCAATGAGTTAAATGTTTACAAAGATATGGGGCTTGTATCCGATGTGTTCAATGAGCAAATTATAGATAACCTAAAGGGTATATCAGCGATTGGACATGTAAGATATTCTACAACAGGTGCCAGCAGTGCAAATAATGCACAGCCGTTATTAGTACGATATAAACTTGGCTCAATTGCAATTGCCCATAATGGTAACTTAGTAAATGCTGATGTGGTAAGGGAATTGCTTCAAGAGGCTGGATGTGTTTTCCAAACATCAATAGATTCAGAAGTAATATTGAATCTTATATCAAGGGGAACTAAAAAAAGTATAGAGAGAGCAACAGTAGATGCCATACAGGCAGTAAAGGGATCATACGCAATTGTGCTTTTAACTCAGGATAAACTTATAGGAGTTAGGGATCCTAAAGGTATAAGGCCTTTGTGTATAGGTAAAATAAATAATAGCTATATACTTTCATCAGAAAGTTGTGCACTTGATTCAGTTGGTGCAGAATTTGTACGGGATGTTGAACCAGGTGAAGTTGTAATTATAGATAAAAATGGAATAAAATCAATAAATTTTGCTGAGAAAACGAAGTGTGAGACATGTTCATTTGAATATATATATTTTGCGAGACCGGATAGTACAATAGATGAAATAAATGTGTATCAATCAAGAGTTAGAGCAGGAAAGAAATTATTTGAAGAATGTCCTGTTGATGCAGATATAGTTATTGGTGTTCCAGATTCGGGAATACCTGCGGCGGTTGGTTATGCAGAGGCATCAGGTATTCCATATGGTATTGGACTTATAAAGAATAAATATGTTGGAAGAACTTTTATAGCTCCGACACAGGAAATGAGAGAAAAAGCCGTTTCGGTAAAGCTTAATCCTTTAAAGGTTAATATTGAGGGTAAAAGAGTTGTAATAATTGATGACTCCATAGTAAGAGGAACAACTAGTAGAAAATTGGTTAAAATTTTAAGAGATGGTGGTGCAAAAGAGGTACATCTTAGAATATCATCGCCTATAGTAAAATATCCATGCTATTTTGGAATAGATACGCCGTATAGGAATGGGCTTATAGGTGCTGATTCTACGGTTGATGAGATAAATGAGAAAATAGGAGCTGACAGCCTGGGATATATAAGTATAGATGGGCTTTTAGAAACATTAAATCCGGATAAAGGATTTTGCATTGGATGCTTTAATGGAATTTATCCAGTTTCTGCACCAATGGAAACACCGAAGGATCATTTGGAATAG
- the purC gene encoding phosphoribosylaminoimidazolesuccinocarboxamide synthase, which produces MEKRELLYEGKAKKVYATDDKDKVIIYYKDDATAFNGEKKGQISDKGILNNSITSMLFDLLKKNGIETHFEEKLSEREQLCKKVDIVPLEVIVRNVAAGSMAKRYGLKEGTELKTTVFEISYKNDELGDPLLNDYHAVAMGLASFDELKTIYDMTAKINEILKEFFLRQGIKLIDFKLEYGKFNGKIILADEISPDTCRLWDAKTNEKLDKDRFRRDLGNVKEAYVEILNRISGK; this is translated from the coding sequence ATGGAAAAAAGAGAATTATTATATGAAGGAAAAGCCAAAAAAGTTTATGCAACAGATGACAAAGACAAGGTAATAATATATTATAAAGATGATGCCACTGCGTTTAACGGAGAAAAAAAAGGACAAATATCAGATAAGGGTATTTTAAATAATTCTATAACATCCATGTTATTTGATCTTTTAAAGAAGAATGGAATTGAAACACATTTTGAGGAAAAGTTAAGTGAAAGGGAACAGCTTTGCAAGAAGGTTGATATAGTTCCACTTGAGGTTATTGTTAGAAATGTTGCAGCTGGAAGTATGGCTAAGAGATATGGATTAAAGGAGGGTACAGAACTTAAAACGACTGTTTTTGAAATAAGTTATAAGAATGATGAGTTAGGGGACCCACTCTTAAATGATTATCATGCTGTGGCAATGGGATTAGCTTCCTTCGATGAACTAAAAACTATTTACGATATGACAGCAAAAATTAATGAAATATTGAAGGAATTTTTCTTAAGGCAGGGAATAAAGTTAATAGATTTTAAGCTTGAATACGGAAAATTTAATGGTAAAATAATTTTAGCAGATGAAATATCACCAGATACTTGCAGACTTTGGGATGCAAAAACTAATGAAAAGCTTGATAAAGATAGATTTAGAAGAGATCTTGGAAATGTTAAAGAAGCTTATGTTGAGATTTTAAATAGAATAAGTGGAAAGTAA
- the purE gene encoding 5-(carboxyamino)imidazole ribonucleotide mutase — MKVAIIFGSKSDTEKMKGAANALKEFGIEYKAYILSAHRVPEKLTEVINKINLDCDCIIAGAGLAAHLPGVIASQTVLPVIGVPINAAVGGMDALLSIVQMPKSIPVATVGINNSYNAGMLAVEILSLKYPEIKEKLIQFRKDMKEKFIKDNNEGVEL; from the coding sequence ATGAAAGTAGCTATTATTTTCGGAAGTAAGTCCGATACTGAAAAAATGAAGGGAGCTGCTAATGCATTAAAGGAATTTGGTATAGAATATAAAGCTTATATACTTTCTGCGCACAGAGTTCCAGAAAAGCTTACGGAGGTTATAAACAAGATAAATTTGGACTGTGACTGCATAATAGCAGGAGCAGGATTAGCAGCACATCTTCCTGGTGTAATTGCGTCTCAAACAGTACTGCCAGTTATAGGAGTTCCTATAAATGCTGCAGTAGGCGGTATGGATGCATTGCTTTCGATAGTTCAGATGCCTAAATCAATTCCGGTTGCTACTGTTGGGATAAACAACAGTTATAACGCAGGTATGCTTGCCGTAGAGATCTTATCATTAAAATATCCTGAAATAAAAGAAAAACTTATTCAATTTAGAAAAGACATGAAAGAAAAATTTATAAAAGATAATAATGAAGGAGTGGAATTATAA
- a CDS encoding ISLre2 family transposase, which yields MYNLNDTLSLNDNEITFNSLEKKIYKYACDTACEILREVLSHLDRRLMDERDAEIYRNKGLRHTCIKTIMGDVEFDRRIYEYKTDQGKKAYKFLLDEYLKMDTIGHISSTLVEKIVDNVTNVSYRNTSNNIKELANQEISHTAVWNVVQKLGSKIEEKEERKILLNKMGKLKGSREVKALFQEMDGIWLSIQGKDKPKGRKSKKKELKLGVTYEGWKKRGGRKDGYVVHNKTACASFGTSKKFKELSDAAIAEVYNTDEIEVRILNGDGAPWIKQSMGGEGVYFQLDPFHKSQAVLRNMEDKKEAYKLMKMLHDGKIDKSFEYLTGLMVKYTNNEKKFKKLEKLYTYLFENKAGLVPYHLREEIKMPEAPEGLEYRNLGTMEHNICDILAQRMKGRKMSWSIKGANNLAKILAEKAGKRIYQTIDEICSGSISDDKLEKIKEVITLTAADVNKKPKKSRYYHIHKAGIPFTGCAVTNGRKAIQSFFQERNLSELVYR from the coding sequence ATGTACAATTTAAACGATACTTTAAGTTTAAATGATAATGAAATAACTTTCAATAGTTTAGAGAAAAAAATATATAAATATGCGTGTGATACAGCATGTGAAATTCTAAGAGAGGTGCTTTCGCACCTGGACCGGAGGTTAATGGATGAAAGAGATGCCGAAATATATAGAAATAAAGGATTAAGGCATACGTGTATAAAAACTATTATGGGAGATGTAGAATTTGACAGACGTATATATGAATACAAAACTGATCAAGGGAAAAAGGCATATAAATTCTTACTGGATGAATACTTAAAAATGGATACAATAGGCCATATTTCAAGCACTTTAGTAGAAAAAATAGTAGACAATGTAACCAATGTGTCTTATAGGAACACTTCAAATAATATTAAAGAACTGGCAAACCAGGAAATCAGCCATACGGCAGTATGGAATGTAGTACAAAAATTAGGTTCTAAAATAGAAGAAAAGGAAGAGAGGAAGATACTGCTGAATAAAATGGGAAAATTAAAGGGCTCAAGGGAAGTTAAGGCCTTATTTCAGGAGATGGACGGCATCTGGTTAAGCATTCAGGGGAAAGATAAACCTAAAGGAAGGAAGTCTAAAAAGAAAGAACTTAAGCTGGGAGTAACTTATGAGGGCTGGAAAAAGAGAGGTGGCAGAAAAGACGGCTATGTAGTTCATAATAAAACAGCATGCGCCAGCTTTGGAACAAGTAAAAAATTCAAGGAACTTAGTGATGCCGCCATTGCAGAAGTATATAACACAGATGAAATAGAAGTAAGAATTTTGAATGGGGATGGTGCCCCATGGATAAAACAGAGCATGGGTGGAGAAGGCGTATATTTTCAGTTAGATCCATTCCATAAAAGTCAGGCAGTACTGAGAAATATGGAGGATAAAAAGGAAGCATATAAACTCATGAAAATGCTGCATGACGGAAAAATAGATAAGAGTTTTGAATACTTAACAGGTCTTATGGTTAAGTATACTAATAACGAAAAAAAGTTTAAGAAATTAGAAAAACTGTATACATATCTCTTTGAAAATAAGGCAGGATTAGTGCCATATCACTTAAGAGAAGAGATAAAGATGCCGGAGGCACCTGAAGGACTGGAATATAGGAATTTAGGCACAATGGAGCATAATATTTGTGACATACTGGCCCAGAGGATGAAAGGGAGAAAAATGAGCTGGTCTATAAAGGGTGCAAATAATCTGGCAAAAATACTGGCAGAAAAAGCTGGTAAAAGAATATACCAAACAATCGATGAGATATGTTCAGGTTCTATTTCAGATGATAAACTGGAGAAAATAAAAGAGGTTATAACATTAACGGCAGCTGATGTTAACAAGAAACCTAAGAAGAGCAGGTATTACCATATACATAAAGCAGGGATACCATTTACAGGCTGCGCCGTAACCAATGGCAGAAAAGCGATACAGAGCTTTTTTCAGGAAAGAAATCTCAGTGAACTGGTTTATAGATAA